The Mesorhizobium sp. B1-1-8 genome contains a region encoding:
- the iolE gene encoding myo-inosose-2 dehydratase translates to MTTVRLGINPITWTNDDVPELGGDTPLETCLSETAEAGYAGTELGGKFPRQARTLGPILDHYGLALVSGWYDGRICEKEVEDEFEAIRPHLTLLKDLGAKHVVYADTSRGRHGAIHDPISQRPKLAADEWKPYGEKITRLAERFADFGVGMAFHHHMGTIVETDAEIDMLMQTTGEAVGLLYDTGHCAFSGGDPEQLLRRHVGRVVHVHCKDVRPAVLKKAREADMSFMGAVMEGIFTVPGDGAIDYATLLRILADKGYCGWLVVEAEQDPAKAHPLTYARMGYRKLKALAERVGFTVDERKA, encoded by the coding sequence ATGACGACAGTTCGACTTGGCATCAATCCCATCACCTGGACCAATGACGACGTGCCGGAACTCGGCGGCGATACGCCGCTGGAGACCTGCCTGAGCGAAACCGCCGAGGCGGGCTATGCCGGCACCGAGCTTGGCGGCAAGTTTCCGCGCCAGGCACGCACGCTGGGGCCGATCCTCGACCATTACGGGCTGGCGCTGGTTTCCGGCTGGTATGACGGCCGCATCTGCGAGAAGGAGGTCGAGGACGAGTTTGAAGCGATCCGCCCGCATCTGACGCTGCTCAAGGACCTCGGCGCGAAACATGTCGTCTATGCCGACACCTCGCGCGGCCGCCATGGCGCCATTCACGATCCGATCTCGCAGCGGCCGAAGCTCGCGGCCGACGAATGGAAGCCTTACGGCGAAAAAATCACGCGGCTGGCCGAGCGCTTCGCCGATTTCGGCGTCGGCATGGCCTTCCACCATCATATGGGCACCATCGTCGAGACCGACGCCGAGATCGACATGCTGATGCAGACCACCGGCGAGGCGGTCGGCCTGCTCTATGACACCGGCCATTGCGCCTTCTCCGGCGGCGACCCGGAGCAGTTGCTGCGCCGCCATGTCGGCCGCGTCGTGCATGTCCATTGCAAGGATGTGCGACCGGCGGTGCTGAAGAAAGCGCGCGAGGCCGACATGAGCTTCATGGGCGCGGTGATGGAAGGCATCTTCACCGTGCCCGGCGACGGCGCGATCGACTATGCGACGCTGCTCAGGATCCTCGCCGACAAGGGCTATTGCGGCTGGCTGGTGGTCGAGGCCGAGCAGGACCCGGCCAAGGCGCATCCCCTGACCTATGCCAGGATGGGCTACCGCAAACTGAAGGCGCTGGCGGAACGCGTCGGCTTCACAGTCGACGAACGCAAGGCCTGA
- the iolG gene encoding inositol 2-dehydrogenase — protein MMDVCLFGVGLIGRVHAGNLARHPRIRLRYIVDPNREAAHHVAAATGAEIADTEAVMNDPSVKMVFIASATRTHARLAMAAASKGKAIFCEKPIDLDLKRTDECLAAVAKAGVPFQIGFNRRFDPSFRALKERLVAGEIGAVEQVIITSRDPEPETEEALAGGGGVFREMTIHDFDMARNMLGEEPVELFATGSSLVAPQYRKLGDYDTAMFILRTASGRQCHINNSVRAAYGYDQRIEVHGAGGMLQAGNRLPTSVEAYGGNGISRDKPYYFFVERYAESYAAEIDHFISCVETGRKPAVTASDGRKAMILCEAALASARSGRFEPVTL, from the coding sequence ATGATGGATGTTTGTCTGTTCGGGGTGGGGCTGATCGGCCGCGTGCACGCGGGCAATCTCGCGCGCCACCCGAGGATCCGGTTGCGCTATATCGTCGATCCCAATCGCGAGGCGGCACACCACGTCGCCGCCGCGACCGGCGCCGAGATCGCCGACACCGAGGCGGTGATGAACGATCCTTCGGTGAAGATGGTGTTCATCGCCTCGGCGACGCGCACGCATGCCCGTCTTGCCATGGCCGCGGCGTCGAAAGGCAAGGCGATCTTCTGCGAGAAACCGATCGATCTCGACCTCAAGCGCACGGACGAGTGCCTGGCTGCGGTCGCCAAGGCCGGAGTGCCGTTCCAGATCGGCTTCAACCGCCGATTCGATCCGAGCTTCCGGGCACTGAAGGAGCGCCTTGTCGCCGGCGAGATCGGCGCCGTCGAACAGGTCATCATCACCAGCCGCGATCCCGAACCGGAAACCGAGGAGGCGCTGGCCGGAGGCGGGGGTGTCTTTCGCGAAATGACGATCCACGACTTCGACATGGCGCGGAACATGCTGGGCGAGGAGCCGGTAGAGCTGTTCGCCACCGGGTCGTCCCTGGTGGCGCCGCAATACAGGAAGCTCGGCGACTACGACACCGCGATGTTCATCCTGCGCACCGCGTCCGGCCGGCAGTGCCACATCAACAACAGCGTCAGGGCCGCTTATGGCTACGACCAGCGTATCGAGGTGCATGGCGCCGGAGGCATGCTGCAGGCCGGCAACCGGCTGCCGACCTCGGTCGAGGCGTATGGCGGCAACGGCATATCGCGCGACAAGCCCTATTATTTCTTCGTCGAGCGCTACGCTGAATCCTACGCCGCCGAGATCGATCACTTCATCTCCTGCGTGGAGACGGGGCGGAAGCCAGCCGTCACGGCAAGCGACGGCCGTAAGGCGATGATCCTTTGCGAAGCGGCGCTTGCCTCCGCAAGGTCGGGCAGGTTCGAGCCCGTGACGCTCTGA
- a CDS encoding class I SAM-dependent methyltransferase, with translation MASIFTVHEASGYEQLMGRWSRRLAPLFIDFAGLAPGEKILDVGCGTGSLTFELAKSAGLAEIQAIDFSPVFVAAAKEKNTDPRIEIQQGDATALPFEDGKFDRALALLVLHFVPETGKAVAEMRRVVRPGGVIAAVVWDHYGGMPGMRMMIDTVAALSESGRQLRSRYCFQPMMQPGEMKRTFVEAGLAGVIEAELMIRMDYQNFEDYWAPIAAGEGPLGKYMTTLDGAERERTEAAVRDAYEAGRPDGPRSFANVAWACRGVVG, from the coding sequence ATGGCGTCGATCTTCACCGTTCACGAAGCGTCAGGCTATGAGCAGCTGATGGGCCGCTGGAGCCGCAGGCTGGCGCCTTTGTTCATCGACTTCGCCGGGCTCGCCCCCGGCGAAAAGATCCTGGACGTCGGTTGCGGCACCGGCAGCCTGACCTTCGAGCTGGCGAAATCCGCCGGTCTTGCCGAGATCCAGGCCATCGACTTCTCGCCGGTCTTCGTCGCGGCGGCGAAGGAGAAAAACACCGACCCGCGCATTGAAATCCAACAGGGCGACGCCACCGCCTTGCCTTTCGAAGACGGCAAATTCGACCGCGCGCTCGCACTGCTGGTGCTGCACTTCGTGCCGGAGACCGGCAAGGCCGTAGCCGAGATGCGCCGCGTCGTGCGGCCGGGCGGCGTGATCGCGGCCGTGGTGTGGGATCACTATGGCGGCATGCCCGGCATGCGCATGATGATCGACACAGTGGCAGCGCTCAGCGAAAGCGGCCGCCAGCTGCGCAGCCGCTACTGCTTCCAGCCGATGATGCAGCCCGGCGAAATGAAGCGGACTTTCGTCGAGGCCGGCCTTGCCGGCGTCATCGAAGCCGAGCTGATGATCCGCATGGACTACCAGAATTTCGAAGACTACTGGGCCCCGATCGCCGCCGGCGAAGGCCCGCTCGGGAAGTACATGACCACGCTGGATGGAGCCGAGCGGGAGCGCACCGAGGCGGCTGTGCGCGATGCGTATGAGGCGGGCCGGCCGGACGGGCCGCGATCGTTCGCCAACGTGGCTTGGGCTTGCAGGGGGGTGGTGGGGTGA
- a CDS encoding carbohydrate ABC transporter permease, producing the protein MRGATQARKYRLQGAGLDLALPYLMLAPGLMIVLGVLVYPLWDGLRASTRAYRYGSPISDVGFQNYLHLWSDAQFLNALWITVKFVALSVSFEAVLGFALALFCLREFRGIRLLRTVLIIPMVVTPVVVAIVFRLIYASDAGMLTALSVALGGGAVQILGNPLNAFIGLVVLDVWEWTPLMFLILLAGLQSLPHEPFEAARVDGAGAWRVFADLTFPMMRPVLAVAIVLRTIDAFGTFDQVFVLTRGGPGEATRLISIYGYDTAFKFQQTGYAAALFVTIGLVVLALAFSAIRLLRRVDAS; encoded by the coding sequence ATGCGGGGCGCAACGCAGGCGCGCAAATATCGCCTGCAGGGGGCGGGGCTCGACCTCGCCCTTCCCTATCTCATGCTGGCGCCGGGCCTGATGATCGTGCTCGGCGTGCTCGTCTATCCGCTCTGGGATGGCCTGCGCGCCAGCACCAGGGCCTACCGCTATGGCTCGCCGATCTCCGATGTGGGCTTCCAGAACTATTTGCATCTGTGGAGCGACGCGCAGTTCCTCAACGCGCTCTGGATCACCGTCAAGTTCGTCGCGCTGTCGGTGTCGTTCGAGGCGGTGCTCGGCTTTGCGCTGGCGCTGTTCTGCCTGCGCGAGTTTCGCGGCATCCGCCTGCTCAGGACCGTGCTCATCATCCCGATGGTGGTCACGCCGGTCGTTGTCGCCATCGTCTTCCGGCTGATCTACGCCAGCGACGCCGGCATGCTGACTGCGCTTTCGGTGGCCCTGGGCGGCGGCGCGGTGCAGATCCTCGGCAACCCTCTCAATGCCTTCATCGGCCTGGTCGTGCTCGATGTCTGGGAATGGACGCCGCTGATGTTCCTGATCCTGCTTGCCGGCCTGCAATCGCTGCCGCACGAGCCGTTCGAGGCGGCGCGCGTCGACGGCGCCGGCGCGTGGCGCGTCTTTGCCGACCTCACCTTTCCGATGATGCGGCCGGTGCTGGCGGTGGCCATCGTGCTGCGGACCATCGACGCCTTCGGCACCTTCGACCAGGTTTTCGTGCTGACCCGGGGCGGGCCGGGCGAGGCGACGAGGCTGATCTCAATCTACGGCTACGACACCGCGTTCAAGTTCCAGCAGACCGGATACGCGGCGGCGCTGTTCGTGACGATCGGCCTCGTCGTGCTCGCGCTCGCCTTCAGCGCCATCAGGCTCCTGCGCAGGGTCGATGCGTCATGA
- a CDS encoding extracellular solute-binding protein has translation MMHSSRLTRRSVIKAGLGLALATTALTTLGLPMPARAAGKKVIIGAFADGGLTPFKQKIIPQAKEAGFDIEFLEDEYGVTLEKWFADAQSGAGQYDLYLLDDPWVPQFGAANVLEDLGAGGIDGSDKDWIGSMIDMGYWPPQKGPRVKGFENAKPTLICVPFVGDLQTLTYRNDVFTGGAPKTWDEVIAKGKEGVAAGKIKYPVVFRGVSGNPIVTSWYPVFLSFGGSFFDDKWNPIFNSAEGKASADFFVGTMKQNAPSGVVEFDSDQEGAAILGGDAGAIIQYSGNALKADDPAQTKVAGKLDFGVVPKQQQAIAQMGIFIAGVPKSAPNKANSIEFLKWYVSAETQAKLSEAGSIPVKRSAFGIAKPGNRLIPVALQQLDAGALPRPRTPDWAKVEELLGIELNKALQAGSGGGAALDNAAKQVKDYLTTAGYY, from the coding sequence ATGATGCATTCCAGCAGACTTACTCGCCGCTCCGTCATCAAGGCCGGGCTTGGCCTGGCTTTGGCGACCACCGCCCTCACCACGCTCGGCCTGCCGATGCCGGCCAGGGCGGCCGGCAAGAAGGTGATCATCGGCGCCTTCGCCGATGGCGGGCTGACGCCGTTCAAGCAGAAGATCATCCCCCAAGCCAAGGAGGCCGGCTTCGACATCGAGTTCCTCGAGGACGAATACGGCGTGACGCTGGAGAAGTGGTTCGCCGATGCCCAGAGCGGCGCCGGCCAGTACGACCTCTATCTGCTCGACGACCCGTGGGTGCCGCAGTTCGGCGCCGCCAACGTGCTTGAGGATCTTGGCGCCGGCGGCATCGACGGTTCCGACAAGGACTGGATCGGCTCGATGATCGACATGGGCTACTGGCCGCCGCAGAAGGGACCGCGCGTCAAGGGCTTCGAGAACGCCAAGCCGACGCTGATCTGCGTGCCGTTCGTCGGCGACCTGCAGACACTCACCTACCGCAATGACGTCTTCACCGGCGGCGCACCGAAGACCTGGGACGAGGTGATCGCCAAAGGCAAGGAAGGCGTCGCCGCCGGCAAGATCAAATATCCGGTCGTCTTCCGCGGCGTCTCCGGCAATCCGATCGTCACCAGCTGGTATCCGGTTTTCCTGTCGTTCGGCGGCTCCTTCTTCGACGACAAGTGGAACCCGATCTTCAATTCGGCCGAAGGCAAGGCCTCGGCCGATTTCTTCGTCGGCACGATGAAGCAGAACGCGCCGAGCGGCGTCGTCGAGTTCGATTCCGACCAGGAGGGTGCTGCGATCCTCGGCGGCGACGCGGGCGCCATCATCCAATATTCGGGCAATGCGCTGAAAGCCGACGATCCCGCCCAAACCAAGGTGGCGGGCAAGCTCGATTTCGGCGTCGTGCCGAAGCAGCAGCAGGCGATCGCCCAGATGGGCATCTTCATTGCCGGCGTGCCGAAATCGGCACCCAACAAGGCCAACTCGATCGAGTTCCTGAAGTGGTATGTCAGCGCCGAAACCCAGGCAAAGCTCTCGGAAGCCGGCTCGATCCCGGTCAAGCGCAGCGCCTTCGGCATCGCCAAGCCGGGCAACCGGCTGATCCCGGTCGCCCTGCAGCAGCTCGATGCCGGCGCGCTGCCGAGGCCGCGCACGCCCGACTGGGCGAAGGTCGAGGAACTGCTCGGCATCGAGCTCAACAAGGCGCTGCAGGCCGGCTCCGGCGGCGGCGCCGCGCTGGACAATGCCGCCAAGCAGGTCAAGGACTACCTGACCACGGCCGGTTACTACTGA
- a CDS encoding carbohydrate ABC transporter permease codes for MRTRLARILTTVFVLAAVLLPIYWLVSTSLKSNREITQEGTLYPHVPTLDNYVRLFTEKQFGSYLTNSLVVTFFSVAIALVAGAMGAYAIARFRLPFAMERKVGLFLLTLRIIPPVVILIPVYLLMLSLGLLDSWLGLIATYTAFNITFCVWMMESFFREIPVDLEEAAMVDGDSRFGAFRRITLPLAAPGLAATAIFAVLVTFNEFLFALALTATPRAMTMPRGTATLIGRIDTDWASMAAAGVIGALPIVFFALLVQRHLVRGLTMGAVK; via the coding sequence ATGAGGACCCGCCTGGCGCGCATCCTGACCACCGTCTTCGTGCTGGCCGCCGTGCTCCTGCCGATCTACTGGCTGGTCTCGACCTCGCTCAAGTCCAACCGCGAGATCACCCAGGAAGGCACGCTCTACCCGCATGTGCCGACGCTCGACAACTACGTCAGGCTGTTCACCGAAAAGCAGTTCGGCTCTTACCTGACGAATTCGCTGGTGGTGACCTTCTTCTCCGTCGCCATCGCGCTGGTGGCCGGCGCGATGGGCGCCTATGCGATCGCCAGGTTCCGCCTGCCTTTCGCCATGGAGCGCAAGGTCGGCCTGTTCCTTTTGACGCTGCGCATCATCCCGCCGGTCGTCATCCTGATCCCGGTCTACCTGCTGATGCTGAGCCTCGGGCTGCTCGACAGCTGGCTCGGCCTGATCGCCACCTACACGGCCTTCAACATCACTTTCTGCGTCTGGATGATGGAGAGCTTCTTTCGCGAGATCCCCGTCGATCTCGAGGAGGCCGCGATGGTCGACGGCGATTCGCGCTTCGGCGCCTTTCGCCGCATCACGCTGCCGCTGGCGGCTCCCGGGCTGGCGGCGACCGCCATCTTCGCGGTGCTGGTCACCTTCAATGAATTTCTCTTCGCGCTGGCACTTACGGCGACGCCGCGCGCCATGACCATGCCGCGCGGCACCGCGACGCTGATCGGACGCATCGATACCGACTGGGCCTCCATGGCGGCGGCGGGTGTCATCGGCGCGCTGCCGATCGTCTTCTTCGCGCTCCTGGTGCAGCGGCACCTGGTTCGCGGACTCACCATGGGCGCGGTGAAGTGA
- a CDS encoding sugar phosphate isomerase/epimerase family protein — translation MKIGMITDSLGNLSFDEMLSASAELGLETLEFACGNWSSAPHIDLPALLDSAAARAEFAAKVRDHGLTIAALNCSGNPLHPGPQGKTHRRVTEDTIRLASLMGIDRVVMMSGLPGGPGDANPNWIVTDWPPECADIQRYQWDDCIIPYWRDLVKFANNLGIRKLCLELHGHQAVYNVQTLLRLRDAVGETVGANYDPSHPMWMGADPIAAVRKLGSAIYYVHAKDTRVEPVPAGIDGTLDARPPTLFAERAWNYITLGYGHGETWWRQFCTALKQAGYDDVLSIEHEDMMLSPMEGMRKSVALLRNVAINLA, via the coding sequence ATGAAGATTGGCATGATCACCGACAGCCTGGGCAACCTATCGTTCGACGAGATGCTGAGCGCCTCCGCCGAACTGGGGCTGGAAACGCTGGAATTTGCTTGCGGCAACTGGTCGTCGGCTCCGCACATCGATCTGCCGGCGCTGCTGGACAGTGCGGCGGCTCGCGCCGAATTCGCCGCCAAGGTTCGCGACCACGGGCTGACGATCGCGGCGCTCAACTGCTCGGGCAATCCGCTGCATCCAGGGCCGCAGGGCAAGACACACCGCCGGGTGACCGAGGACACGATCCGGCTGGCGAGCCTGATGGGCATCGATCGCGTGGTGATGATGTCCGGGCTGCCGGGCGGTCCGGGCGATGCCAACCCCAACTGGATCGTCACCGACTGGCCGCCCGAATGCGCCGACATCCAGCGCTACCAGTGGGACGACTGCATCATTCCCTACTGGCGCGATCTGGTGAAGTTCGCGAACAATCTCGGCATCAGGAAGCTTTGCCTGGAACTGCACGGCCATCAGGCCGTGTACAACGTCCAGACGCTGTTGCGGCTGCGCGATGCCGTCGGCGAGACGGTCGGCGCGAACTACGATCCGAGCCATCCGATGTGGATGGGTGCCGACCCCATCGCCGCCGTGCGCAAGCTTGGCTCCGCGATCTATTATGTCCACGCCAAGGATACGCGCGTCGAACCGGTGCCGGCCGGCATCGACGGCACGCTCGATGCGCGCCCGCCGACACTGTTTGCCGAAAGGGCCTGGAACTACATCACGCTGGGCTACGGCCATGGTGAAACCTGGTGGCGGCAGTTCTGCACGGCGCTGAAGCAGGCCGGCTACGACGACGTGCTGTCGATCGAGCACGAGGACATGATGCTGTCGCCGATGGAAGGCATGCGCAAATCCGTTGCGCTGCTGCGCAACGTCGCCATCAACCTGGCCTGA
- a CDS encoding ABC transporter ATP-binding protein, whose amino-acid sequence MSSVVYKSVVKNFGALNVLRSLDLAVPAHKFLALLGPSGCGKTTALRILAGLDMPTAGKVFIGERDVTRLQPRDRDIAMVFQSYALYPQMTVAENIGYPLWIRGTPDAGRKAKIGEVAAILEIGHLLDRRPRQLSGGQRQRVALARAIVRDPAAFLMDEPLSNLDARLRLTMRGEIKRLCQRLSATTIYVTHDQVEALTMADLVAVMHGGELQQMAPPIDIYDRPANRFVATFVGNPPMNILPAGLADDGVTVGGKVVALDAARLTACRAASVVEIGLRPEDCSVAQPGEPGALPGEIYVVEPMGNETLVNVRLEGGNVSVRAGRDFRGVVGESIGVAFDPANACFFNPAGLTAVHRVNNNGRVK is encoded by the coding sequence ATGAGTTCGGTCGTTTACAAAAGCGTGGTCAAGAATTTCGGCGCGCTCAACGTGCTGCGATCGCTCGACCTTGCCGTGCCGGCCCACAAGTTCCTCGCGCTCCTCGGCCCGTCGGGCTGCGGCAAGACGACGGCTTTGCGAATCCTGGCGGGCCTCGACATGCCGACCGCCGGCAAGGTCTTCATTGGCGAGCGCGACGTCACGCGGCTGCAGCCGCGCGATCGCGACATCGCCATGGTCTTCCAGAGCTACGCGCTCTATCCGCAGATGACGGTCGCCGAGAACATCGGCTATCCGCTGTGGATCCGCGGCACGCCCGATGCCGGGCGCAAGGCCAAGATCGGCGAGGTCGCCGCCATCCTCGAAATCGGCCACCTGCTCGACCGCCGGCCGCGCCAGCTCTCCGGCGGGCAGCGGCAGCGCGTGGCGCTGGCGCGCGCGATCGTGCGCGATCCAGCGGCTTTCCTCATGGACGAGCCGCTGTCCAATCTCGACGCGCGGCTGCGGCTCACCATGCGCGGCGAGATCAAGCGGCTCTGCCAGCGCCTCAGCGCCACCACCATCTACGTCACCCATGACCAGGTCGAGGCGCTCACCATGGCCGACCTCGTCGCCGTCATGCATGGCGGCGAGCTGCAGCAGATGGCCCCGCCCATCGACATCTACGATCGTCCGGCAAACCGCTTCGTCGCCACCTTCGTCGGCAATCCGCCGATGAACATCCTGCCCGCCGGGCTTGCCGACGACGGCGTGACGGTGGGCGGCAAGGTCGTCGCGCTGGATGCCGCGCGGCTCACCGCCTGTCGCGCCGCTTCCGTCGTCGAGATCGGCCTGCGGCCGGAGGACTGCAGCGTCGCCCAGCCAGGCGAACCGGGCGCGCTGCCCGGCGAAATCTACGTCGTCGAGCCGATGGGCAACGAGACGCTGGTCAATGTCCGTCTCGAAGGCGGCAACGTCTCGGTGCGTGCCGGGCGCGATTTCCGGGGAGTGGTGGGTGAAAGCATCGGCGTCGCCTTCGACCCGGCGAACGCCTGTTTCTTCAATCCGGCCGGCCTTACCGCCGTCCACAGGGTCAACAACAATGGGAGAGTGAAATGA
- a CDS encoding GNAT family N-acetyltransferase, whose translation MPAEGGQPQGFRVSPPERLTVDHDVSEFRNGKHWSLDDWLRNRALAGEGLSARTYVVCDADTKDRVVGYYAISTAMEERVALPSAKLRRGMPEQVPLLLIGRLAVDQALQGIGLGGDLLSDALRRCLAVSDIAGVRAVVAHAIDDDAMGFYQRHGFVLSPLGERVMLMPIETVQALFSRI comes from the coding sequence ATGCCCGCTGAGGGAGGGCAACCGCAGGGATTTCGTGTCAGCCCTCCGGAGCGCCTGACTGTCGATCATGACGTCTCCGAATTTCGCAATGGTAAGCATTGGTCCCTTGACGACTGGTTGCGTAACCGTGCCCTCGCAGGTGAAGGACTTTCTGCCCGAACCTATGTTGTCTGCGATGCGGACACGAAAGATCGCGTCGTCGGCTACTATGCGATCTCGACGGCGATGGAGGAGCGGGTCGCGCTGCCAAGCGCGAAGCTGCGCAGGGGCATGCCCGAGCAAGTTCCCCTGCTTCTGATCGGCCGCCTGGCAGTCGATCAGGCGCTCCAAGGAATAGGGCTCGGGGGTGACTTGCTTTCCGATGCGCTGCGGCGCTGTCTGGCAGTCTCGGACATTGCCGGGGTTCGCGCCGTGGTGGCGCACGCAATCGACGATGACGCGATGGGTTTCTATCAGCGGCACGGCTTTGTCCTGTCTCCGTTGGGCGAGCGAGTCATGCTGATGCCGATCGAGACGGTGCAGGCACTGTTTTCGAGAATTTAA
- a CDS encoding PLP-dependent aminotransferase family protein translates to MLAVNRASPEHLSRQLYHGLVAIIRNRTLAPGSELPSTRALAAELGLGRNTIVSAYDQLVTEGYLANRRGARPVIVDLPEGPRETPAEALPTPLRAPSRRGEELLSQPCHHGTPGRFAFHPGMPDAQSFPFGVWGRLVARRASHGETLFGTYEVTGHPALKQAIAFYLFSARGVRCRPEQIVITTGAQAAFDLLARLLLDPGDTVWMEEPGYYGAKAAFTVAGARILPIPVDQERGWHLDAPDPAPRLIYVTPACQHPLGITMRMEERLRLLDIAETSNSWVIEDDFDGEYRFQGRPVPAIQSMDRSGRVIYVGTFAKLLFPALRIGFMVLPAELAGRIVNALSTTGQFAPLLLQAALADFITEGHMSRHLKRMRRIYAQRRQLFRDIVAERLRDEITLSAAEAGIQVVGYLKPGIDDIEVSQAAARRAVNVSPLSKYFQNTAATQGLVLGYAACNAAETADGVDRLAAAIRDTLA, encoded by the coding sequence ATGCTCGCGGTAAACCGCGCGAGCCCCGAGCACCTCTCCCGCCAGCTCTATCACGGCCTCGTCGCCATCATCCGCAACCGCACGCTCGCGCCGGGCTCCGAACTTCCCTCCACCCGCGCGCTTGCCGCCGAGCTCGGCCTTGGCCGCAACACCATCGTCTCGGCCTATGACCAGCTGGTCACCGAGGGCTATCTCGCCAACCGCCGGGGCGCCCGGCCGGTGATCGTCGACCTGCCGGAAGGTCCGCGCGAGACGCCGGCTGAAGCGCTGCCAACGCCCTTGCGCGCGCCCTCGCGGCGCGGCGAGGAGCTGCTCAGCCAGCCCTGTCACCACGGCACGCCGGGCCGCTTCGCCTTCCATCCGGGCATGCCGGACGCGCAGAGCTTTCCATTTGGCGTCTGGGGCCGGCTGGTGGCGCGCCGCGCCAGCCATGGCGAAACGCTGTTCGGCACCTATGAGGTGACCGGCCATCCGGCGCTGAAACAGGCGATCGCCTTCTATCTGTTTTCGGCGCGCGGCGTGCGCTGCCGGCCGGAGCAGATCGTCATCACCACCGGCGCCCAGGCTGCGTTCGATCTTCTCGCCCGCCTGCTGCTCGACCCTGGCGATACCGTCTGGATGGAGGAGCCCGGCTATTACGGCGCCAAGGCCGCCTTCACCGTCGCCGGCGCCCGCATACTGCCCATCCCGGTCGACCAGGAGCGCGGCTGGCACCTCGATGCACCCGACCCCGCGCCGCGCCTCATCTATGTGACGCCGGCCTGCCAGCATCCGCTCGGCATCACCATGCGCATGGAGGAGCGGCTGCGCCTGCTCGACATTGCCGAGACGTCCAACAGCTGGGTGATCGAGGACGATTTCGACGGCGAATACCGCTTTCAGGGCCGCCCGGTGCCGGCGATCCAGAGCATGGACCGCTCCGGCCGCGTCATCTATGTCGGCACCTTCGCCAAGCTTCTGTTCCCGGCCCTGCGTATCGGCTTCATGGTGCTGCCGGCGGAGTTGGCAGGCCGCATCGTCAACGCGCTCTCCACCACCGGCCAGTTCGCGCCGCTGCTGCTGCAGGCAGCCCTTGCCGACTTCATCACCGAAGGCCACATGAGCCGCCACCTGAAGCGCATGCGCCGCATCTACGCGCAGCGCCGCCAGCTTTTTCGCGACATCGTCGCCGAGCGGCTCCGCGACGAGATCACGCTTTCGGCGGCGGAAGCCGGCATCCAGGTCGTCGGCTATCTCAAGCCCGGCATCGACGACATCGAGGTCAGCCAGGCGGCGGCGCGCAGGGCGGTCAACGTCTCGCCGCTGTCGAAGTATTTCCAGAACACCGCCGCCACGCAAGGCCTGGTGCTGGGCTACGCCGCCTGCAACGCGGCCGAGACCGCCGACGGCGTCGACCGGCTGGCGGCGGCGATACGCGACACGCTGGCGTGA
- a CDS encoding DUF1778 domain-containing protein, with protein MAQFSHAGRNRDAARKDDVIQIRASAGTKAILSRAASLRGQRLSEFMLDSARRQAEETILDQRAFFLDTDAHERFLNLLDTPNKPTEELRARMTRKPAWER; from the coding sequence ATGGCGCAGTTCAGTCATGCGGGCCGCAATCGCGACGCAGCGCGCAAGGATGATGTGATTCAGATCCGTGCTTCGGCGGGGACGAAGGCCATCCTTAGCCGCGCCGCGAGCTTGCGCGGGCAGAGACTGTCGGAATTCATGCTGGACAGCGCCCGCAGGCAGGCCGAGGAGACCATTCTCGACCAGCGCGCCTTCTTTCTCGATACCGACGCGCATGAGAGATTTCTCAATCTGCTTGATACCCCGAACAAACCGACCGAAGAACTTCGCGCACGTATGACGCGCAAGCCCGCCTGGGAGCGTTGA